Proteins from a single region of Candidatus Binatia bacterium:
- a CDS encoding right-handed parallel beta-helix repeat-containing protein — MNYFQPYALPLDENIVAAWDSQVAEAADSPWLAQALATRGANLFPRFAARYAELRALPRGARRALQRQLTRSSGLAIPSEWQRKLAGTLAGAALLLALGHGTAQSGTITVTTTKPAINSGDTLCSLIEAIVNANAGGLTHPDCPNAAPGANTIQLPANKTNTLTASFNTYYGSATGLPLITSPITIEGPGTIARKTTGPQFRLLAVGSGGDLTLKNVTLKGGRTTTSGGAVYNSGNLTVDHSTISGNRANSGGGIFNDDDATATITYGTITRNRADYAGGGIYNDPNASVTIQNSTVSRNQTPNYGGGIINYNGTLTITNSTISGNSADYGGGVHNGGVLSVAGSTLSGNRAFSGGAIWNDDYHTATVTNSTISGNRASYGGGGIAIDVFSSVTVQNSTISGNKARLGGGISNYATVTIDTSTISGNSAKVAGGGIFNDYSFYNGTPYIGTATVTNSTISGNKARYGAGIFNDIHTTVTVDNSTISGNRKARVGGGILNAFDALLTVTNSTVSGNTASLAGGGIFNHYYFFNGIPYSATATISNSTITGNKARGGGGILNIGILDLNRSLISGNLGTFGREVFHYAYVTNSVTAANYNLFGVSNNAGTYGFVPSGSDIVPAVPLASIIDPLANNGGPTYTHALPLGSPAIDAAPLAGCPATDQRGTSRPQGPLCDIGAYEK, encoded by the coding sequence ATGAATTATTTTCAGCCATACGCGCTTCCCCTCGACGAGAACATCGTCGCCGCATGGGACTCTCAGGTCGCTGAAGCGGCGGACTCGCCGTGGCTCGCGCAAGCGCTGGCGACGAGAGGCGCCAACCTCTTTCCGCGCTTCGCTGCCCGGTACGCCGAGCTGCGCGCCTTGCCGCGCGGAGCACGCCGTGCTTTGCAGCGTCAACTCACGAGATCCAGCGGACTTGCGATTCCGTCGGAGTGGCAACGCAAGTTGGCCGGCACGTTGGCCGGTGCCGCGTTGTTGCTGGCGCTGGGGCATGGAACCGCGCAGAGCGGTACGATAACTGTTACCACGACCAAGCCGGCGATCAATTCAGGAGATACGCTATGTTCTCTGATCGAGGCGATCGTAAACGCCAATGCGGGTGGGCTAACCCATCCGGACTGTCCGAACGCGGCCCCAGGTGCAAATACTATCCAGTTACCCGCGAACAAGACGAATACGCTGACCGCATCCTTTAATACTTACTATGGCAGCGCCACCGGACTGCCGCTGATTACCAGTCCGATCACGATCGAAGGTCCGGGCACGATCGCTCGCAAAACTACGGGACCCCAATTTCGTCTGCTGGCCGTAGGCAGCGGAGGGGATCTGACTCTCAAGAACGTGACTCTGAAGGGCGGACGAACAACCACCTCGGGCGGCGCCGTGTACAACAGTGGCAACCTCACCGTTGATCACAGCACGATCTCAGGGAATAGAGCTAATAGCGGCGGCGGGATCTTCAACGACGATGATGCTACGGCTACGATCACCTACGGCACGATCACGCGCAATCGGGCAGATTATGCCGGCGGCGGCATATACAACGATCCAAACGCTAGCGTCACGATCCAGAACAGCACGGTCTCCCGCAACCAGACTCCTAATTATGGCGGCGGCATAATTAACTATAATGGAACTCTCACGATCACCAACAGCACAATCTCCGGCAACTCGGCTGACTACGGCGGCGGAGTGCACAACGGCGGCGTTCTTAGCGTCGCCGGCAGCACGCTCTCGGGCAACAGGGCCTTTAGCGGCGGCGCCATTTGGAACGACGATTACCACACCGCTACGGTTACCAACAGCACGATATCGGGCAATAGGGCAAGCTATGGCGGCGGCGGCATAGCGATTGATGTATTCTCCTCCGTAACCGTTCAGAACAGCACGATTTCCGGCAACAAGGCCAGACTCGGCGGCGGCATAAGTAATTATGCAACCGTCACGATCGACACCAGCACGATCTCGGGCAACTCGGCAAAAGTTGCGGGCGGCGGAATCTTCAACGATTACTCCTTCTACAACGGTACGCCATATATCGGCACAGCCACCGTCACGAACAGCACGATTTCCGGCAACAAGGCCCGTTACGGCGCCGGGATTTTTAACGATATTCACACCACCGTGACGGTCGATAACAGCACCATTTCCGGCAACAGGAAAGCACGGGTAGGCGGCGGAATATTGAACGCCTTCGATGCTCTGCTGACGGTTACCAACAGCACGGTGTCGGGCAACACGGCCTCGCTTGCCGGCGGCGGCATATTCAACCACTATTATTTCTTTAATGGGATACCCTACAGCGCCACAGCCACGATTAGTAACAGCACGATCACAGGCAATAAGGCGAGGGGAGGCGGCGGCATCCTTAACATAGGAATTCTCGATCTGAACCGCAGCCTTATCTCCGGCAACCTCGGGACTTTTGGGCGTGAGGTCTTTCACTATGCATATGTTACCAACAGCGTCACCGCCGCAAACTACAACCTATTCGGTGTGAGCAACAACGCGGGTACTTACGGCTTTGTGCCTTCGGGCAGCGATATCGTGCCGGCGGTGCCGCTCGCGAGCATCATCGATCCGCTCGCGAACAACGGCGGCCCGACGTATACGCACGCGCTGCCTCTCGGCAGTCCGGCGATCGACGCGGCGCCGCTAGCGGGTTGTCCCGCTACCGACCAGCGCGGCACATCGCGGCCTCAAGGCCCGCTCTGCGACATCGGCGCGTATGAGAAGTAG
- a CDS encoding MFS transporter, giving the protein MAYDLFQRPANPIVRTRFYYGYVVLLVCFLNMVFVRGAFGSFSVFYVALLEEFHWSHGVGATIVSLNSLVYAGVSPAVGYAFDRLGPRVMLPLAGFLMGLGFVLSGFSNSLGELYIFYGVLAAVGQGGLGFVTQSALLSHWFVRRRATAIGLATAGQGLGMITIVPLAQILISGLDWRGAFMWLGVLILATVVPTNAIFQQRAPVDVGQLPDGEVFAADAKPADSRTAAKKYDWTLSKAVRSAPFWMIATGHLALGTGLFIVYTHLVAHLVEQGFEKLSAAFALGMIGLMRVAGTFVWGYASDRLGRQKAYGLSVLITLAGLICLLRIGAGSPLWFTYMGVVLYGIGHSAGNPTYGAVIGDIFSGKNIGTILGFLEITFGIGMALGSWSGGTIFDVTGSYRWAFALSVICFVVSFLAIQASASWHQRQGR; this is encoded by the coding sequence ATGGCATATGACCTTTTTCAGCGGCCTGCTAATCCCATCGTGCGGACTCGTTTCTACTACGGCTACGTCGTTCTCCTCGTATGTTTTCTTAACATGGTTTTCGTGCGCGGCGCCTTCGGCTCGTTCAGCGTTTTCTACGTCGCCCTGCTGGAAGAGTTCCACTGGTCGCACGGCGTCGGCGCCACGATCGTCTCGTTGAACTCTCTGGTTTATGCGGGGGTGTCGCCCGCGGTCGGATATGCGTTCGACCGTCTCGGACCCCGCGTGATGCTGCCGTTGGCGGGTTTCTTGATGGGACTCGGCTTCGTTCTGTCCGGCTTCAGCAATTCTCTCGGGGAACTCTACATCTTCTACGGCGTCCTCGCCGCCGTCGGCCAGGGCGGTCTCGGCTTTGTGACGCAAAGCGCGCTGCTCTCCCACTGGTTCGTGCGCCGTCGCGCCACGGCCATCGGTCTCGCGACCGCGGGCCAAGGTCTCGGCATGATCACGATAGTTCCACTGGCACAGATTTTAATCTCGGGCCTCGACTGGCGCGGCGCTTTCATGTGGTTGGGCGTGCTCATCCTCGCCACGGTCGTTCCGACCAACGCGATTTTTCAACAACGCGCTCCCGTCGATGTCGGACAGCTCCCCGACGGAGAAGTCTTCGCTGCGGATGCAAAGCCGGCGGATTCAAGAACCGCCGCAAAAAAATACGACTGGACTTTGAGCAAAGCCGTGCGGTCCGCACCCTTCTGGATGATCGCAACCGGACATCTCGCGCTTGGAACGGGCCTATTTATCGTTTACACGCATCTCGTCGCGCATCTGGTCGAACAAGGATTCGAGAAGTTATCCGCGGCATTCGCGCTGGGGATGATCGGACTCATGAGAGTAGCGGGCACGTTCGTTTGGGGATACGCGTCGGACCGGCTGGGAAGACAGAAAGCGTACGGTCTCTCGGTCTTGATCACTTTGGCGGGACTTATCTGCCTGCTGCGGATTGGCGCCGGTTCGCCTCTATGGTTTACCTATATGGGCGTGGTGTTGTACGGCATCGGTCACAGCGCGGGGAACCCGACTTACGGAGCTGTCATCGGAGATATCTTCAGCGGCAAAAACATCGGCACCATTCTTGGTTTTCTTGAAATCACTTTCGGCATCGGCATGGCGCTCGGCTCCTGGTCAGGCGGGACGATCTTCGACGTCACCGGCTCGTACCGATGGGCGTTCGCGCTGAGCGTGATTTGTTTTGTCGTATCGTTTCTAGCGATCCAGGCGAGCGCTTCGTGGCATCAAAGGCAAGGGAGATAG
- a CDS encoding Sir2 family NAD-dependent protein deacetylase: MSMTLQEFTQRLRKRGDVVFFTGAGVSTESGVPDFRSPGGIWTKYSPVYFDEFVSSQEARIRYWKMKRETHALYKNVQPNIGHHSIAAFEKRGRLLGLITQNVDGLHRIAGNSPEKMVELHGTDRKVSCLGCGKEFDPDPIYRRLEEDSVPAPCDACGGLLKPATISFGQPMPQAEMKRAQEWSEAAEVFIVVGSSLVVQPAAAFPVVAKQGGATLAIINREPTPLDALSDYNFRGPIGEFFTNLNPLLADG, from the coding sequence ATGTCCATGACGCTTCAGGAATTCACCCAACGGCTGAGAAAACGCGGCGACGTTGTATTCTTTACCGGCGCCGGCGTCAGCACGGAGTCCGGCGTGCCGGACTTCAGAAGCCCCGGCGGAATCTGGACCAAGTATTCTCCGGTCTACTTCGATGAATTCGTGAGCAGCCAAGAGGCGCGCATCCGTTACTGGAAGATGAAGCGCGAGACTCACGCGCTTTACAAAAACGTCCAGCCCAACATCGGCCATCACTCCATCGCGGCGTTCGAGAAGCGCGGCCGACTGCTCGGTCTGATCACGCAGAACGTCGATGGCCTGCACCGTATCGCCGGGAACTCGCCCGAGAAAATGGTCGAGCTGCACGGCACCGACCGGAAGGTGAGCTGTCTCGGCTGCGGCAAAGAATTCGATCCTGATCCGATCTATCGGCGGCTGGAGGAAGATAGCGTGCCTGCGCCTTGCGACGCCTGCGGCGGCCTGCTCAAGCCCGCGACCATCTCCTTCGGCCAGCCGATGCCTCAGGCGGAGATGAAGCGCGCGCAGGAGTGGAGCGAAGCGGCGGAGGTCTTCATCGTCGTCGGCTCCTCTCTCGTCGTGCAGCCGGCAGCGGCGTTTCCAGTCGTCGCCAAGCAAGGCGGCGCCACGCTCGCGATTATCAACCGTGAGCCGACGCCGCTGGACGCGCTTTCGGATTACAATTTCAGAGGACCGATCGGAGAATTTTTCACGAATTTGAACCCGCTCTTAGCCGACGGCTAG
- a CDS encoding peptidylprolyl isomerase translates to MKNTFHSAMLMVLALLGSSSVLFAQTNKSGETMVKNGATVSLEYTLTGEDGKVIESNKGKEPLRYVDGRSQIIPGLEKALEGMTAGAEKKVTVKPEDAYGQVDPKAYREVPKESVPGDSLKEGMTLFAKNAEGEMFPVRVKEVKDKTVVIDMNHPLAGKTLVFDVKILDVQPPSAK, encoded by the coding sequence ATGAAAAATACTTTTCACTCAGCGATGCTGATGGTTCTGGCGCTTCTCGGGTCCTCCTCGGTTCTTTTTGCACAGACGAACAAGAGTGGAGAGACCATGGTCAAAAATGGCGCGACGGTAAGTCTCGAATACACGCTCACAGGCGAAGACGGCAAGGTCATCGAGTCGAACAAGGGCAAGGAGCCCCTGCGTTACGTGGACGGCCGCAGTCAAATCATTCCGGGCCTGGAAAAGGCGCTCGAGGGAATGACAGCCGGCGCGGAAAAGAAGGTCACCGTCAAACCGGAGGATGCCTATGGACAGGTCGATCCGAAAGCGTACCGCGAAGTGCCGAAAGAATCCGTCCCCGGGGACTCGCTCAAGGAGGGCATGACGCTATTCGCTAAAAATGCCGAGGGTGAGATGTTCCCTGTACGGGTTAAAGAAGTGAAGGATAAAACGGTCGTCATCGACATGAACCACCCTCTGGCGGGCAAGACTTTGGTCTTCGACGTCAAAATATTGGACGTCCAACCGCCGTCGGCAAAGTAG
- a CDS encoding Zn-ribbon domain-containing OB-fold protein: MAEPAKTIPKPLPEITPVTRPFWDATAQGELIMQRCKDCGSWVWCPRPACVECGGEKLEWTQLSGRGQVFAFTVIREVVGRALRGFASDIPYVTAWVDLEEGPRICSNIVGCPIDQVTIGMSVEVVFEEAAQGIFLPKFRPR; the protein is encoded by the coding sequence ATGGCCGAACCGGCAAAAACAATTCCCAAGCCGCTGCCCGAGATCACACCGGTGACGCGGCCGTTTTGGGACGCGACGGCTCAGGGCGAGCTGATCATGCAGCGCTGCAAGGACTGCGGTTCGTGGGTCTGGTGCCCCCGTCCCGCCTGCGTCGAGTGCGGCGGCGAAAAACTGGAGTGGACGCAACTCAGCGGCCGGGGCCAGGTCTTCGCCTTCACCGTGATTCGCGAAGTCGTCGGCCGAGCGCTGAGAGGCTTCGCGAGCGACATTCCTTACGTCACGGCATGGGTCGATCTCGAAGAAGGTCCCCGAATCTGCAGCAACATCGTCGGCTGCCCGATCGATCAGGTAACGATCGGGATGTCCGTTGAAGTCGTATTCGAAGAAGCCGCTCAGGGAATCTTCCTGCCCAAGTTCAGGCCACGTTGA
- a CDS encoding thiolase family protein — MSLRGAAAIVGVGETPVDRLGGKPGEPRKSTAEYLAWAFRLALEDAGLEKKDFDGQGLAAIYTTNHSQPFWPEEAANILGVSPAVSLAGGNGGASAVSLLGHAAAMIQSGVVDLVVVVAAAAPFSERGRSRVEPADTRDFEMPFGVMGPNSKISFVMSRYMHESGMTADHFGKIAVTARYHATLNPGAYLRKPLTLEEYKNSRMISDPIRLYDCVLPANGGKAYIVASPERARNLRKPPIHLLGWGERNNASAGPRSNANPLITGVRECGKAAFQMAGVSHGDVDFLGLYDDYVPIVMLQIEDLGFCEKSNREFFARTDFTIKGSLPIQTGGGMINCGQPSTTGGTLHVIEAVRQLRGEGGARQVAGAEIGLVTGLGAVNYGKNFGCTATAILGGKT, encoded by the coding sequence ATGAGTTTGAGAGGAGCAGCGGCGATCGTCGGCGTCGGCGAGACGCCGGTGGACCGGCTCGGCGGAAAACCCGGAGAGCCGCGCAAATCGACCGCCGAATATCTCGCTTGGGCTTTTCGTCTCGCGCTGGAAGATGCGGGCCTCGAGAAAAAAGATTTTGACGGCCAGGGTCTCGCCGCCATCTACACGACCAACCATTCGCAACCGTTCTGGCCGGAAGAAGCGGCGAATATCCTCGGCGTCTCCCCCGCCGTCTCTTTGGCGGGAGGAAACGGCGGCGCGAGCGCGGTTTCTCTCCTGGGACACGCCGCGGCGATGATCCAATCGGGCGTCGTCGATCTCGTTGTTGTAGTAGCCGCCGCGGCGCCCTTCAGCGAGCGCGGCCGAAGCCGGGTCGAGCCGGCGGACACGCGCGATTTCGAGATGCCCTTCGGCGTGATGGGCCCGAACTCAAAAATTTCCTTCGTCATGAGCCGCTACATGCACGAGTCCGGCATGACGGCGGACCATTTCGGCAAGATCGCCGTCACCGCGCGCTACCACGCGACGCTGAACCCCGGCGCCTACCTCAGAAAGCCGCTCACGCTCGAGGAATACAAAAACTCGCGCATGATCTCCGATCCGATTCGCCTGTACGACTGCGTCCTCCCGGCCAACGGCGGCAAGGCGTACATCGTCGCATCGCCGGAGCGCGCGCGAAATCTGCGGAAGCCGCCGATCCATCTGCTCGGATGGGGCGAGCGCAACAACGCCAGCGCCGGCCCGCGCTCAAACGCCAATCCGCTCATCACCGGCGTCCGCGAATGCGGCAAGGCCGCGTTCCAGATGGCCGGCGTGTCTCACGGCGACGTCGATTTTCTCGGCCTTTACGACGATTACGTGCCGATCGTCATGCTGCAAATCGAAGATCTGGGCTTCTGCGAAAAAAGCAACCGGGAATTTTTCGCGCGCACCGATTTCACCATCAAAGGATCTCTGCCCATTCAGACGGGCGGCGGCATGATCAATTGCGGCCAGCCTTCGACCACCGGCGGCACGCTCCACGTCATCGAGGCGGTGCGGCAGCTCCGCGGCGAAGGCGGCGCGCGCCAGGTGGCCGGCGCGGAGATCGGCCTCGTCACCGGTCTCGGCGCGGTGAATTACGGAAAAAATTTCGGCTGCACGGCCACGGCGATATTAGGAGGTAAGACGTGA
- a CDS encoding amino acid ABC transporter permease: MDFGVIYRNWDFLIVQGLFGIGNFVGGTLRLAIPAMLLGFILGIFIGLARLARSAWIRVPATVYVEFFRGVPLVMVIFWFWFILPVVLRIPLPEYGIALAAFIFFESAYLGEIIRAGIQSVPRGQIEAAASSGLSSAQTMRHVVLPQALRNMIPALVTQFIVLFKDTSLASIIGYVDLTKAAQIVNNREIRPFELYIFIAAVYWLCTYAMSRYAQYLERRLAPA, from the coding sequence ATGGACTTCGGCGTCATCTATAGAAACTGGGACTTCCTGATCGTTCAGGGTTTGTTTGGGATCGGCAACTTCGTCGGCGGCACGCTGAGGCTCGCGATCCCCGCGATGTTGCTAGGATTCATTCTCGGGATCTTTATCGGCCTCGCGCGGCTCGCCCGCTCCGCCTGGATCCGGGTGCCCGCGACAGTGTACGTCGAGTTCTTCCGCGGCGTGCCGCTCGTCATGGTGATCTTCTGGTTCTGGTTCATCCTGCCCGTCGTTCTCAGAATACCTTTGCCCGAGTACGGCATAGCCCTCGCGGCCTTCATATTTTTCGAGAGCGCTTACCTGGGAGAAATTATAAGAGCGGGAATTCAATCCGTGCCGCGCGGGCAGATCGAGGCGGCGGCCTCCAGCGGCCTCAGCTCCGCGCAGACGATGCGGCACGTGGTCTTGCCGCAAGCGCTCCGCAACATGATCCCCGCCCTCGTCACGCAGTTCATCGTTTTGTTCAAGGACACCTCGCTCGCTTCGATCATCGGCTACGTCGATCTCACCAAGGCGGCTCAAATCGTAAACAACCGCGAGATCCGCCCGTTCGAGCTTTATATATTCATCGCCGCCGTCTACTGGCTTTGCACGTACGCGATGTCCCGCTACGCGCAGTATCTGGAGCGCCGGCTCGCGCCGGCTTGA
- a CDS encoding amino acid ABC transporter permease — MNYRFDWSVLWSGQSGAWLLHGVLTTLAMSALAWLLALFLGILAGALRTAPLAPLRALATGYVEFFRNVPLLVWMFFWYFAAPPLLAENLRDWLFDHGAEFWAGTMALGVYHGARFSEMIRAGIQSIPKTQFEAALSTGLSTGQVYRLVVLPIALRLIIPPLTNESLNLLKNSSVALTIGVAELTFQTRQIETYTAKAFEALTAGTLIYLVLCLTIAAVMARVERRFAIPGMIARVGGAER; from the coding sequence ATGAACTACCGGTTCGACTGGAGCGTCTTGTGGAGCGGTCAATCGGGAGCTTGGCTGCTCCACGGAGTTCTCACGACGCTCGCCATGTCCGCACTTGCCTGGCTGCTGGCGCTGTTTTTGGGGATTCTTGCCGGCGCGCTCCGCACCGCGCCGCTGGCGCCGCTGCGCGCGCTGGCAACGGGCTACGTCGAATTCTTCCGTAACGTGCCGTTGCTCGTGTGGATGTTCTTCTGGTACTTCGCGGCTCCGCCGCTCCTGGCGGAAAATCTTCGCGACTGGCTCTTCGATCACGGGGCGGAATTTTGGGCCGGCACCATGGCCCTCGGCGTTTATCACGGCGCGCGATTTTCGGAGATGATCCGCGCCGGCATCCAATCGATTCCCAAGACGCAGTTCGAAGCCGCGCTTTCCACCGGGCTCAGCACGGGACAGGTCTATCGCCTCGTAGTTCTCCCGATCGCGCTGCGGCTTATCATCCCGCCGCTGACCAACGAGTCGCTCAACCTGCTCAAGAACTCTTCCGTCGCGCTCACCATCGGCGTAGCGGAGCTGACGTTCCAGACGCGCCAGATCGAAACTTACACCGCGAAGGCCTTCGAGGCGCTGACCGCCGGAACTCTTATCTATCTCGTCTTGTGCCTGACGATCGCCGCCGTCATGGCGCGCGTCGAACGGCGCTTCGCTATTCCGGGAATGATCGCCAGAGTCGGCGGCGCGGAACGGTAG
- a CDS encoding transporter substrate-binding domain-containing protein — MKRLLISCLALAAAALSAGAARAETTLEKIARTGTLTIGTRTGSPPFAYVDKQNQWVGFSIDLVEKFIVPALSKKVGKPVKVEKKESTPATRIPLLTSNAVDVIAETMTDTKERRESVDFSLTFFYTGAQFLVKKGSPITGIDTVAGKRVAAQQGATNARILREKVPTVQLREFPDQPAAFQALAQGQVQAYTNDGIQLAGLKAKAPNPNDWAIVGAFYSNEPYGMAMRKNEPDFRNLVNQGLAEAIESGKYFELYEKYFGPKGEVPYPLTSEAKRLLQAAAAEFRKTPGGALGSPGK; from the coding sequence ATGAAACGACTGCTCATCTCTTGTCTCGCGCTTGCCGCCGCGGCGTTGAGTGCGGGCGCGGCTCGGGCCGAAACCACGCTGGAAAAAATCGCGCGCACCGGAACGCTCACCATCGGCACTCGAACCGGCTCGCCGCCCTTCGCCTACGTCGATAAGCAGAATCAATGGGTGGGCTTCTCCATCGATCTCGTGGAAAAGTTCATCGTGCCCGCGTTGTCCAAGAAAGTCGGCAAGCCGGTCAAAGTCGAAAAGAAAGAATCCACGCCGGCCACGCGAATTCCACTGCTCACCTCGAACGCCGTCGATGTGATCGCCGAGACCATGACGGACACCAAAGAGCGGCGGGAGAGCGTCGACTTCAGCCTGACATTTTTCTACACCGGCGCGCAGTTTCTGGTTAAAAAAGGCAGCCCGATCACCGGCATCGATACGGTCGCCGGCAAACGCGTCGCGGCGCAGCAGGGCGCGACCAACGCGCGCATCCTCAGAGAAAAAGTACCCACGGTCCAGTTGCGCGAGTTCCCCGACCAGCCGGCCGCGTTTCAGGCGCTGGCGCAAGGCCAGGTACAAGCCTACACCAACGACGGCATTCAGCTCGCCGGGCTCAAAGCCAAGGCGCCCAATCCCAACGACTGGGCGATCGTAGGCGCTTTTTACTCCAACGAGCCTTACGGCATGGCGATGCGGAAAAACGAGCCCGACTTTCGCAATCTCGTCAACCAAGGCCTGGCCGAGGCGATCGAGTCGGGAAAATATTTCGAGCTCTATGAAAAATATTTCGGACCGAAGGGCGAAGTGCCCTACCCCCTGACGAGTGAGGCCAAGCGGCTCCTGCAAGCCGCCGCCGCTGAATTTCGTAAAACGCCGGGAGGCGCTTTGGGCTCGCCCGGAAAATAA
- a CDS encoding amino acid ABC transporter ATP-binding protein: MVEFKNVDKWFGTLHVLKEINLRVERGEVVVVCGPSGSGKSTLIRCINGLESVQSGEIVVDGKRLSGPSLDVRALRAEIGFVFQQFNLYPHLSVMDNITLGPVKVRKLAREAAEKSAAQLLERVGIPDKAGAFPANLSGGQQQRVAIARALAMQPKIMLFDEPTSALDPEMINEVLEVMTDLARDSMTMAVVTHEMGFARRVARRVIFMDEGRIVEEGDPENFFAKPKSERAKQFLSKILSH, encoded by the coding sequence GTGGTCGAATTCAAGAACGTCGACAAGTGGTTCGGGACGCTTCACGTTCTCAAGGAGATCAATCTCCGGGTCGAGCGGGGCGAAGTCGTCGTGGTTTGCGGTCCGAGCGGCAGCGGCAAAAGTACGCTGATCCGCTGCATCAACGGCCTCGAATCGGTCCAGTCCGGAGAGATCGTCGTGGACGGGAAGCGCCTCTCCGGACCGTCGCTGGACGTCCGGGCACTCAGGGCCGAGATCGGCTTCGTCTTCCAACAGTTCAATCTTTATCCTCACCTGAGCGTCATGGACAACATCACGCTCGGGCCGGTCAAGGTGAGAAAGCTCGCCCGTGAAGCCGCGGAAAAGAGCGCGGCGCAACTGTTGGAGCGCGTGGGAATCCCCGACAAAGCCGGCGCTTTTCCCGCCAATCTCTCCGGCGGCCAGCAGCAGCGCGTCGCCATCGCGCGGGCGCTGGCCATGCAGCCGAAGATCATGCTCTTCGACGAGCCGACCTCGGCGCTTGACCCCGAGATGATCAACGAGGTGTTGGAGGTCATGACCGATCTCGCCCGCGACAGCATGACCATGGCCGTCGTGACTCACGAGATGGGCTTTGCCCGCCGCGTCGCCCGCCGGGTGATCTTCATGGACGAGGGTCGAATCGTCGAAGAGGGAGACCCCGAGAACTTTTTTGCCAAGCCAAAGTCCGAGCGGGCAAAACAATTTCTGAGCAAGATTCTCTCACATTGA
- the sixA gene encoding phosphohistidine phosphatase SixA: MKIFLVRHGEAKHENEDPRRSLTDGGRAAVATVARAAAAKKVGIEKILHSEKLRAKETAEILAGILSPARGIREISGLSPEDDPLIAKVEIEASSESLMLVGHLPHINRLAALLLTGDSESTAVDFAPATMACLSRAGGAWSLIWILRPESVQRS; the protein is encoded by the coding sequence ATGAAAATTTTTCTTGTCCGGCACGGCGAGGCCAAGCACGAAAACGAGGACCCGCGCCGCTCTTTGACCGATGGCGGCCGGGCTGCCGTGGCAACGGTCGCGCGCGCGGCGGCGGCGAAGAAGGTGGGGATCGAGAAGATCCTGCACTCCGAGAAGCTCCGGGCGAAAGAGACGGCCGAGATTCTGGCCGGGATCCTTTCTCCCGCGCGGGGAATTCGGGAGATCTCGGGGCTTTCGCCCGAAGACGATCCTCTGATCGCCAAAGTCGAGATCGAGGCGTCCTCAGAATCTTTGATGCTGGTCGGGCACTTGCCGCATATCAACCGGCTCGCCGCGCTGCTCCTCACGGGCGACAGCGAAAGCACCGCCGTCGATTTCGCGCCGGCGACGATGGCTTGCCTGTCGCGCGCCGGCGGCGCGTGGAGCTTGATTTGGATTCTTCGTCCGGAGAGTGTTCAGCGGAGTTGA